The sequence GTTATACCGCTGCTGTTTATGCCGCTAGAGCTAACCTTAACCCTGTGCTCATTACTGGTATACAACAAGGTGGGCAACTTACGGAAACAACGGAAGTTGAAAACTGGCCCGGTGATGCTGAAGGGTTAACTGGCCCTTCTCTTATGGAACGTATGAAAGAGCATGCTGAAAAATTTGAAACCGAAATACTATTTGACCATATCCATACTGTCGACTTACAGAATCGTCCATTTCGTTTAATCGGTGACAATGGTGAATTTAGTTGTGATTCATTGATCATATCTACCGGCTCATCAGCTAAATACCTTGGATTAGAGTCTGAAGAAGCATTCAAGGGCCGAGGTGTATCAGCATGTGCTACCTGTGATGGTTTTTTTACAAAAATCAAAAAGTAGCCGTTATTGGTGGTGGTAACACTGCAGTTGAAGAGGCTCTATATCTAGCCAACATTGCATCAGAGGTTCACCTAATACACCGTCGTGAAGGTTTCCGTGCTGAAAAAATCCTGATGAAGCGCCTTATGGATAAAGTAGAGAACGGCAATATAGTTCTTCACACCAATCGTACAATAGATGAAGTGTTGGGGGATGATATGGGCGTTAACGCTATTCGCTTGCAAGACACTCAATCGAATGCAAAAGAAGAAATTCAAGTCATGGGGCTTTTTGTTGCTATTGGCCACCACCCGAATACAGGTATATTTGACGGGCAATTAGAAATGAACAATGGTTATCTTGTGGTCAACTCTGGCCTTAACGGCAATGCTACCCAGACAAGTATTGAAGGTGTTTTTGCGGCAGGTGACGTCATGGACCAAAACTACCGACAAGCAATTACATCCGCTGGTACTGGTTGTATGGCAGCACTTGATGCAGAACGTTACTTAGACTCTCTAAACGATAGTCAATCATAGAAATAACCAGTAATAATTACCGTTCTTTATCATAACCTTATAAACCAGTGGTATTCCCGCTGGTTTTCTTTTTGTATACTCTCATCCTTATCGTAAATGTTGATCGAATTTATAGATGTTTCACTCACTAATCTATCACTCCTAATAAAGAAGCCCTGTACATAAATGGATAAAACAAAACAACGCAATCTCAATAAGTGGCTTAAGCTGCAGAGCAAGATCGCAAAGCGATGGTTGCTAATAAGTATCTCTCTAGGGGTCATATCTAGTATTGTTTTACTTGCTCAAGCAGCCTTACTAGCGTCGATTTTGCACCAACTTATTATCGAAAACGTAGATAAACATAACCTCATTCCGTACTTTGTAGGTTTAATACTTACCGTTGTTGCTCGCTCAGCTTGTACTTGGGGAAGAGAGATTGCTGGCTTTCGAGCTGGCGAACAGATAAGAATTTATATCAGACAGCTCATTTTAGAGAAATTACGCGCGGTTGGACCAGCCTACATAAAAGGTAAACCAGCCGGAGCTTGGGCAACTCTTCTACTAGAACAAGTAGAAGACATGCAAGATTTTTTCTCTCGTTATCTTCCTCAGATGTCTCTTTCTGTTTTAACGCCTTTGGTTATACTTGTCGTCGTCTTCCCTACCAATTGGGCAGCAGGGCTAATTTTCCTTATAACTGCCCCACTCGTACCTTTTTTCATGGCGTTGGTTGGTATGAAGGCAGCAGAAGCAAACAGAAAAAACTTCAAAGCGCTACAGCGTTTATCAGGTCATTTTTATGATCGCTTGCAGTCAATGACCACTATTCGTTTGTTCAACAGAACCAAAACAGAAGAAGAAACACTGCACGGAGCATCAGAAGTCTTCAGAATCCGCACCATGGATGTATTAAAAGTCGCTTTTTTGTCATCGGCTGTTTTAGAATTCTTTACATCTATCTCAATCGCAATCACCGCTGTATATTTTGGTTTTAGTTATATTGGCGAACTTAATTTCGGTTTTTACGGTACTGGTATAACGCTCTTTTCTGGGTTGTTTATCTTAATATTAGCGCCTGAGTTCTATCAGCCACTACGAGACCTTGGTACGTTTTACCACGCCAAAGCTCAAGCTGTCGGTGCTGCTGAAAGTATTGTCAATTTTTTGGATAGCGAAGTATCTCATCAATCCTCAGGGCTAGAGCCTATTCCAAATACCAGCTCTATAAAAATTGAAGCGCATGATTTGATTGTTAAAAGCCCTGAAGGAACAACATTAGTCGGTCCGATCTCATTTACCATTAAGCCAAATCAAATGACCGCGCTAATCGGCCCAAGTGGCGCAGGCAAAACAAGCCTGATCAACGCGATTCTCGGTTTCCTTCCTTATGAAGGTAGCTTGAAGATCAATGATGTTGAGATTAAAAATGTTGACCTTCTGCAATGGCGAGAACAAATTAGTTGGGTTGGCCAAAACCCTTTGCTCTTACACGGTACTATCCGAGAAAACGTAACCTTAGGAAATCACGATGTTTCCAATGAACGACTAGATTCTGTTCTTAAAGAGTCATTTTCTGCTGAGTTTGTTTCAGAGCACGGATTAGACTATCAAGTAAGCGACCGTTCTGGCGGTCTGTCTGTTGGTCAAGCTCAGCGACTAGCCCTTGCTCGTGCGATGCTACAGAAAGGGAATTTTTGGCTCCTAGACGAACCAACCGCCAGTCTCGATGCTCGCAGTGAAAAACTCGTTATGCAGGGCTTAGATAATCAGATAAAACAAAGCACAACGCTTATTGTCACCCATCAACTTTCACAACTTATAAACGTCGAACAGATCTTTGTGATGCAAAACGGAACGATTGCTGAATCGGGCTCCTACCAGGAGCTAAAACAGAACCAAGGCCTCTTTGCTAGCATGTTAGATGCGAGAAGCAGTTCACTAGAAAATGAAAAAGGAGACCTCGATGCGTGAGTTATTGCCTTACCTACAGCTATACAAGAAACATTGGTTCGGCCTTTCTGCTGGAATGCTACTTGCTTTTACTACTCTATTCGCTTCAGTCGGTCTGCTTACTTTGTCTGGTTGGTTTATCTCCGCTTCCGCCGTTGCAGGCCTTACGGTAGCAAGAGAAACCTTTAACTATATGTTACCGGGTGGTGGAGTCCGCGGTTTAGCTATGGGTAGAACGGCGGGTCGCTGGGGTGAACGCGTAGTTAGTCACAACGCCACGTTCAAGCTTCTCACTGAATTGAGGGTCTTCTTTTTCAAAAAACTCGCTCCGCTTGTTCCCGGCCGAGTAGCAAATTTACGTGATGGCGATTTATTAAATAGGCTCGTTGCCGATGTCGACGCAATGGATCATGTCTACCTTCGACTCTTAAGTCCGGTTGTTGTTAGTGCATTTGGTATAGCTACACTTACTCTTTTTCTAGCCTGGTTTGACTTTTCTTTAGGTCTCATTTTAGGTTCGATATTATTGTCGTTACTCATTATCTGGCCTGTTGTCTTTTACAAACTAGGTAAACATAACGGGCAACAACTAACTACTCATAAATCTGATCTACGAGTTACATCGCTAGACTGGCTTCAAGGACACAGTGAATTAGTTTTATTTGGCGCAGAAGAACGCTATCGAAACGCAATTCTTGATACCCAAAAGAAATTGCTCGCCAATCAATACGTCAATGCCAATTTAACGGGGATGGCAAACGGATTACTGATGTTGGCTAACGGCTTAACACTGACTTTAATTCTATGGCTAGCTGCCGATGGCGTTGGCGGTAATCCACCAGACCCTATGGTCGCCCTATTTGCTTTTGCTACGATGGCTAGCTTCGAAATGCTTATGCCAATAGCGGGAGCGTTTCAATATTTAGGCCAAACTCTCACTTCTGCTAGACGATTAAACGAGATAATTCTTGCAGAACCCGAAGTTTGCTTCCCTGAGCACGGATCGCTGAAGTCCGAAAATTACAATATACACTTTGATTCGGTAAGTTTTAGTTACGATGACACTAACTCAGCAGTAATCAAGGATTTCAACCTGCATGTAGAAGCTGGTTCTCGCGTCGCTATTCTTGGTCAAACAGGATCAGGTAAATCAACGCTCATACAACTTCTTTGCCGTTATTGGGATACAAATAAAGGTTCGATTTCTATCGCTTCTACTGCACTGACCCAAATAAGCGAGGAAAACTTACGCAATACTATCTCAGTGGTAAGCCAACGCGTTGATATCTTAAATGGCACATTAAAAGATAACCTAGCGATGGCAAAACCTGATGCTACTGATGATGAGCTGAAATCAGTACTAGTTAAGGTAGGTCTACAAACATTACTAGAAGATAAAGGAATCGACACTTGGTTAGGCGATGGAGGACGTCAACTTTCAGGCGGAGAAAAACGCCGTGTTGGTATTGCTAGAGCTATTTTGCATAATGCACCAATCATACTTCTAGACGAGCCTACTGAAGGTTTAGACAAGAAAACAGAACGTCAGATAATGGACCTATTTAGTCAACACTTTGTAGGTAAGACCGTAATATTTATCACCCACCGCTTGGTCGGTTTAGACTCTATGGACCAAATCTGCTTAATAGAAGATGGTTCTATTGCAGAGCAAGGTAGTCACGACGAACTGCTTGACTTAAAAGGGCGATATCATCGGTTACACCAAACGTTATAATTACGCTTTATAATAAAAAACCACTTCATAGTTTGAAGTGGTTTTTTTGTATCGGTTTAATTACGCGAAATTTGCTTCA is a genomic window of Vibrio algarum containing:
- the cydD gene encoding heme ABC transporter permease/ATP-binding protein CydD — encoded protein: MDKTKQRNLNKWLKLQSKIAKRWLLISISLGVISSIVLLAQAALLASILHQLIIENVDKHNLIPYFVGLILTVVARSACTWGREIAGFRAGEQIRIYIRQLILEKLRAVGPAYIKGKPAGAWATLLLEQVEDMQDFFSRYLPQMSLSVLTPLVILVVVFPTNWAAGLIFLITAPLVPFFMALVGMKAAEANRKNFKALQRLSGHFYDRLQSMTTIRLFNRTKTEEETLHGASEVFRIRTMDVLKVAFLSSAVLEFFTSISIAITAVYFGFSYIGELNFGFYGTGITLFSGLFILILAPEFYQPLRDLGTFYHAKAQAVGAAESIVNFLDSEVSHQSSGLEPIPNTSSIKIEAHDLIVKSPEGTTLVGPISFTIKPNQMTALIGPSGAGKTSLINAILGFLPYEGSLKINDVEIKNVDLLQWREQISWVGQNPLLLHGTIRENVTLGNHDVSNERLDSVLKESFSAEFVSEHGLDYQVSDRSGGLSVGQAQRLALARAMLQKGNFWLLDEPTASLDARSEKLVMQGLDNQIKQSTTLIVTHQLSQLINVEQIFVMQNGTIAESGSYQELKQNQGLFASMLDARSSSLENEKGDLDA
- the cydC gene encoding heme ABC transporter ATP-binding protein/permease CydC → MRELLPYLQLYKKHWFGLSAGMLLAFTTLFASVGLLTLSGWFISASAVAGLTVARETFNYMLPGGGVRGLAMGRTAGRWGERVVSHNATFKLLTELRVFFFKKLAPLVPGRVANLRDGDLLNRLVADVDAMDHVYLRLLSPVVVSAFGIATLTLFLAWFDFSLGLILGSILLSLLIIWPVVFYKLGKHNGQQLTTHKSDLRVTSLDWLQGHSELVLFGAEERYRNAILDTQKKLLANQYVNANLTGMANGLLMLANGLTLTLILWLAADGVGGNPPDPMVALFAFATMASFEMLMPIAGAFQYLGQTLTSARRLNEIILAEPEVCFPEHGSLKSENYNIHFDSVSFSYDDTNSAVIKDFNLHVEAGSRVAILGQTGSGKSTLIQLLCRYWDTNKGSISIASTALTQISEENLRNTISVVSQRVDILNGTLKDNLAMAKPDATDDELKSVLVKVGLQTLLEDKGIDTWLGDGGRQLSGGEKRRVGIARAILHNAPIILLDEPTEGLDKKTERQIMDLFSQHFVGKTVIFITHRLVGLDSMDQICLIEDGSIAEQGSHDELLDLKGRYHRLHQTL